A single region of the Solwaraspora sp. WMMD406 genome encodes:
- a CDS encoding DUF4349 domain-containing protein, translating into MIANGRQRRRQGHGRLAGTVTVAALVGLLTVAGCSATDQSGGDSGEMASQADAPAAAPFAEGRPAQEEAGGGGEDAAREGAAAQPDGAPPVDLLVDSRSIIYAGSITVRVEDVTAKAGEAATIASSVGGFVGRDQRSEYDSHARATLELRVPAAEFDAVIDRLSRLGEEEHRELSTQDVTEEVIDLDARIATQEARVRSGRALLARAETLADLVMLESELAKREADLASLEAKKRHLADLTALSRVTVELVGPDTPPADDEPGLGFLAGLAAGWDAFVASLRVLVTVLGALLPWLVALGVPVLVVVWLLRRSTGRSRRAEPALSATARTDPAPAPAPAPAPAPATPTPREPTDAESKDPQTR; encoded by the coding sequence TTGATAGCGAACGGTAGGCAACGACGTCGGCAGGGCCACGGACGGCTCGCCGGCACCGTGACGGTGGCGGCGCTCGTCGGACTACTGACGGTGGCCGGATGCTCGGCGACGGATCAGTCCGGTGGCGACTCGGGTGAGATGGCGTCGCAGGCGGACGCCCCGGCGGCGGCCCCCTTCGCGGAGGGCCGTCCGGCCCAGGAAGAGGCGGGCGGCGGTGGTGAGGACGCCGCCAGGGAGGGCGCCGCAGCGCAGCCGGACGGGGCCCCGCCGGTCGATCTGCTGGTCGACTCCCGGTCGATCATCTACGCCGGGTCGATCACCGTACGGGTCGAGGACGTGACGGCGAAGGCCGGCGAGGCGGCGACGATCGCCAGCTCCGTCGGCGGTTTCGTCGGCCGCGACCAGCGATCGGAGTACGACTCGCACGCCCGCGCGACGCTGGAGCTGCGGGTGCCGGCGGCCGAGTTCGACGCGGTGATCGACCGGCTGTCCCGGCTGGGCGAGGAGGAACACCGGGAGCTGAGCACCCAGGACGTCACCGAGGAGGTGATCGACCTGGACGCCCGGATCGCCACCCAGGAGGCGCGGGTACGCAGTGGTCGCGCCCTGCTGGCCCGCGCCGAAACCCTCGCCGACCTGGTGATGCTGGAAAGTGAACTGGCCAAGCGGGAGGCGGACCTGGCGTCGCTGGAGGCGAAGAAGCGGCACCTGGCCGATCTCACCGCGCTGTCCCGGGTGACCGTCGAACTCGTCGGCCCGGACACCCCTCCGGCCGACGACGAGCCGGGGCTCGGTTTCCTGGCTGGTCTGGCCGCCGGCTGGGACGCGTTCGTCGCCTCGTTGCGGGTGCTGGTCACGGTGCTCGGGGCGCTGCTGCCCTGGCTGGTCGCGCTCGGCGTACCGGTGCTGGTGGTGGTGTGGCTGTTGCGCCGGTCCACCGGGCGGTCGCGCCGGGCCGAGCCGGCGCTGTCCGCCACCGCGCGGACCGATCCGGCACCGGCACCGGCACCGGCACCGGCACCGGCACCGGCGACACCTACGCCGCGTGAACCGACCGACGCGGAAAGCAAGGACCCGCAGACGCGGTGA
- a CDS encoding DUF5615 family PIN-like protein: MHILLDEDVPRQVVDVLKHVLRGHDVDHVHLIKWSGKPDDKIYRDARRAGYEAIVTNDAAQMADPDECREVKKSGIHRISYNQRHPGLHGLAIAVGSLVAAMPGVIDILSNADGQRLVHVTGIDPTRKRYEIIDPRRNPPRYRPR; the protein is encoded by the coding sequence ATGCACATACTTCTTGACGAAGATGTCCCTCGTCAGGTCGTCGATGTTCTCAAGCACGTCTTACGGGGTCACGACGTCGACCATGTCCACCTGATCAAGTGGTCCGGCAAGCCCGACGACAAGATCTACCGCGACGCGCGGAGAGCGGGCTACGAGGCGATCGTCACCAACGACGCCGCACAAATGGCCGATCCTGACGAGTGTCGCGAGGTCAAGAAGTCAGGGATCCACCGCATCTCCTACAACCAACGTCATCCTGGCCTGCATGGGCTTGCCATCGCCGTCGGAAGCCTCGTAGCCGCCATGCCGGGCGTGATCGACATCCTGAGCAACGCGGACGGGCAGCGCCTCGTGCACGTCACGGGGATCGACCCCACGAGAAAACGCTACGAGATCATCGATCCGCGCCGAAACCCTCCGCGATACCGGCCGCGCTGA
- a CDS encoding flavin reductase — protein MTASESRELAKPRGTIEPAHEPHRPSWRCAVCPGGTPWPCSPARVQLAEAYSGDPIARAVPVAGLMPAAAVEAGVRDPAEWYERFVAWTRCPVAAR, from the coding sequence GTGACCGCGTCGGAGTCGCGCGAACTGGCCAAGCCGCGAGGAACGATCGAGCCGGCGCACGAGCCGCACCGGCCGTCGTGGCGGTGCGCGGTGTGTCCGGGCGGTACGCCGTGGCCGTGTTCACCGGCCCGGGTGCAGCTGGCCGAGGCGTATTCCGGTGATCCGATCGCGCGCGCCGTACCCGTGGCCGGGCTGATGCCGGCGGCTGCGGTGGAGGCCGGCGTCCGCGACCCCGCTGAGTGGTACGAGCGGTTCGTCGCCTGGACCCGGTGCCCGGTGGCGGCACGGTGA
- a CDS encoding circularly permuted type 2 ATP-grasp protein, whose amino-acid sequence MADLFEDYRLGPGWDEMFGEPGMPRQTYEALYATLQPLSSVELGLRADVLARAFLDQGITFALKGVERPFPLDIVPRIIAADQWRTVSAGVAQRVRALEAFLADIYGPARVFVDGVVPRRLVVTSAHFHREAVGITPHNGVRIHVAGVDLIRDEQGDFRVLEDNVRVPSGVSYVMENRRAMAHVLPEVFASTRIQPVESYPAQLLRALRAAAPAGVTDPTVVVLTPGVHNSAYFEHALLAREMGVELVEGRDLVCVGNEVAMRTTGGERRVDVIYRRIDDDFLDPVHFRANSMIGVAGLLNAARAGRVTIANAVGNGVADDKLLYTYVPELIRYYLGEDPILPNVETYRLDDGPDVLDHVLDRLDQLVLKPVDGSGGSGIVIGSQASDEELATVREAILADPRGWIAQREVALSMVPTLVGNRLRARHVDLRPFAVNDGDRVWVLPGGLTRVALPEGALVVNSSQGGGSKDTWVLASPQATPHPDDAPVLAELAPPGGDPGGTAAPSPDPGPGAGAAETSAQQQQQQQQQEQQQQQQRVRGEGGEC is encoded by the coding sequence ATGGCCGATCTGTTCGAGGACTATCGCCTGGGCCCCGGCTGGGACGAGATGTTCGGTGAACCGGGCATGCCCCGGCAGACCTACGAGGCGCTGTACGCCACCCTGCAGCCGCTGTCCAGCGTCGAACTCGGCCTGCGGGCCGACGTACTCGCCCGCGCCTTCCTCGACCAGGGCATCACCTTCGCGCTCAAGGGCGTCGAGCGGCCGTTCCCGCTGGACATCGTGCCCCGGATCATCGCCGCCGACCAGTGGCGCACCGTCTCGGCCGGGGTGGCCCAACGGGTGCGGGCGCTGGAGGCGTTCCTGGCCGACATCTACGGTCCGGCGCGGGTGTTCGTCGACGGCGTGGTGCCGCGCCGGCTGGTGGTGACCAGCGCCCACTTCCACCGGGAGGCGGTCGGCATCACCCCGCACAACGGGGTCCGGATCCACGTCGCCGGAGTCGATCTGATCCGCGACGAACAGGGCGACTTCCGGGTCCTGGAGGACAACGTACGGGTGCCGTCCGGGGTCAGTTACGTGATGGAGAACCGGCGGGCGATGGCGCACGTACTGCCGGAGGTTTTCGCCTCGACCCGGATCCAGCCGGTGGAGTCCTACCCGGCGCAACTGCTGCGGGCGTTGCGGGCCGCCGCCCCGGCCGGCGTCACCGATCCGACCGTCGTCGTGCTGACCCCCGGGGTGCACAACTCGGCGTACTTCGAACACGCGCTGCTGGCCCGGGAGATGGGCGTCGAACTCGTCGAGGGACGTGACCTGGTCTGCGTCGGCAACGAGGTCGCGATGCGCACCACCGGCGGTGAGCGGCGGGTGGACGTCATCTACCGGCGGATCGACGACGATTTCCTGGATCCGGTGCACTTTCGGGCCAACTCGATGATCGGGGTGGCGGGGCTGCTCAACGCGGCCCGCGCCGGCCGGGTGACGATCGCCAACGCGGTCGGCAACGGGGTCGCCGACGACAAGCTGCTCTACACGTACGTGCCGGAGCTGATCCGCTACTACCTCGGCGAGGATCCGATCCTGCCGAACGTCGAGACGTACCGCCTGGATGACGGCCCGGATGTGCTCGATCATGTGCTGGACCGGCTGGACCAGCTGGTGCTCAAACCGGTTGACGGCTCCGGTGGCTCCGGCATCGTGATCGGCTCGCAGGCCAGCGACGAGGAGTTGGCCACCGTGCGCGAGGCGATCCTGGCCGACCCGCGCGGCTGGATCGCCCAGCGGGAGGTGGCGCTGTCGATGGTGCCGACCCTGGTCGGCAACCGGCTGCGCGCCCGGCACGTGGATCTGCGGCCGTTCGCCGTCAACGACGGCGACCGGGTCTGGGTGCTGCCCGGCGGGCTGACCCGGGTGGCGTTGCCGGAAGGCGCGCTGGTGGTCAACTCCAGCCAGGGCGGCGGCTCCAAGGACACCTGGGTGCTGGCGTCGCCGCAGGCCACCCCGCACCCGGACGACGCGCCGGTGCTGGCCGAGCTTGCCCCGCCCGGCGGTGATCCGGGCGGGACGGCCGCGCCGAGCCCGGACCCCGGCCCCGGCGCCGGCGCCGCCGAGACCTCCGCCCAGCAGCAACAACAGCAACAGCAACAAGAGCAACAACAGCAACAGCAACGGGTACGCGGGGAGGGCGGCGAATGCTGA
- a CDS encoding gamma-glutamylcyclotransferase family protein, with protein sequence MRHYAAYGSNLDPARMRAYCPHSPMVGTGWLEGWRLTFAGEGVIGWEGAVTTIVESPGDRVFVALYDVHPWDAAQLDEVEGALASTYRRLTVRVATLDGEVTAWVYVFDGYEGGLPTAWYLSEIANAAEKAGAPDDYVAELRARPTRTATP encoded by the coding sequence GTGCGTCATTACGCCGCGTATGGCTCAAACCTCGACCCCGCTCGGATGCGTGCTTACTGTCCGCATTCGCCCATGGTGGGCACCGGCTGGCTGGAAGGCTGGCGGCTCACGTTTGCCGGCGAGGGGGTGATCGGTTGGGAAGGCGCGGTGACCACCATCGTGGAGTCGCCCGGTGACCGGGTCTTCGTCGCACTCTACGACGTCCACCCCTGGGACGCCGCCCAGCTCGACGAAGTCGAGGGTGCCCTCGCCAGCACCTACCGCCGGTTGACCGTCCGGGTGGCCACCCTGGACGGCGAGGTGACCGCCTGGGTGTACGTCTTCGACGGCTACGAGGGCGGACTGCCGACCGCCTGGTACCTGTCGGAAATCGCCAACGCGGCGGAGAAGGCCGGCGCGCCGGACGACTACGTCGCCGAGCTGCGCGCCCGACCCACCCGTACCGCCACGCCCTGA
- a CDS encoding MBL fold metallo-hydrolase, producing the protein MRLTKFGHSCVRLENDGAVLVIDPGAFSEPAALDGVDAVLVTHEHFDHLDVDQLADALARRPAVTIHTHPAVRSKLESFGDVVRTVESGDSFEAAGMPVRAYGGWHAEIHPDVPRVPNLGFLVADSVYHPGDSFDVPADAEVDTLFVPVSAPWLKLAEAVDFVRSVAPRRAIALHDGLLNDAGHTVTDGNMTTLAGCEYARLPAGTTLR; encoded by the coding sequence ATGCGATTGACCAAGTTCGGCCATTCCTGCGTACGGCTGGAAAACGACGGTGCCGTACTGGTGATCGATCCCGGCGCGTTCAGCGAACCGGCCGCGCTCGACGGCGTCGACGCCGTCCTCGTCACCCACGAACACTTCGACCACCTCGACGTCGACCAGCTCGCCGACGCGCTGGCCCGCCGGCCCGCCGTGACCATCCACACCCATCCGGCCGTACGGTCCAAGCTGGAGTCCTTCGGCGACGTCGTGCGTACGGTCGAGTCGGGGGACAGCTTCGAGGCGGCCGGGATGCCGGTACGGGCGTACGGCGGTTGGCACGCCGAGATCCACCCGGACGTTCCACGCGTGCCCAACCTGGGATTCCTCGTCGCCGATTCGGTCTACCATCCGGGGGACTCGTTCGACGTGCCGGCCGACGCCGAGGTGGACACCCTGTTCGTGCCGGTGTCGGCACCCTGGCTCAAGCTCGCCGAGGCGGTCGACTTCGTCCGGTCCGTCGCACCCCGCCGGGCGATCGCCCTGCACGACGGCCTGCTCAACGACGCCGGACACACGGTGACCGACGGCAACATGACCACACTGGCCGGCTGCGAGTACGCTCGCCTGCCAGCCGGGACCACATTGCGCTGA
- a CDS encoding NAD(P)H-quinone dehydrogenase, with protein MKRIVIIGGGPAGYEAALVAAQLRADVTVVEADGAGGACVLSDCVPSKTFIASSEVVTGYRDTEEFGIHSDGLEAVTVDAAAVHDRVKRLALAQSADVHNKLVKAGVTFVAGTARLGEDTLGHTHRVLVTPADGDAEYAIAASTVLVATGATPRKLPTAVPDGERILTWRQVYDLPELPEHLIVVGSGVTGAEFASAYLAMGVRVTLVSSRDRVMPHEDADAAMAIEQVFRARGMTILNNSRADAVIRAGDAVEVRLSDGRTVTGSHALIAVGSVPNTAGLGLAEYGVTVSDSGHVPVDRVSRTNVPGIYAAGDCTGVLPLASVAAMQGRIAMWHALGEAVVPLRLRTVAANVFTDPELATVGVSQDEVDDGRVQARQVMLPLAGNARAKMADLRDGFVKLFCRPASGQIIGGVVVAPKASELIMPITVAVENHMTVSQLAHTITIYPSLSGSIAEAARQLMWNDEE; from the coding sequence TTGAAGCGGATAGTGATAATCGGCGGCGGCCCGGCCGGCTACGAAGCGGCGCTGGTCGCGGCGCAGTTGCGGGCCGACGTCACGGTGGTGGAGGCCGACGGCGCGGGCGGTGCCTGCGTACTGTCCGACTGCGTCCCGTCGAAGACGTTCATCGCCAGCTCAGAGGTGGTCACCGGCTATCGGGACACCGAGGAGTTCGGGATCCACTCGGACGGACTGGAAGCCGTCACCGTCGACGCGGCGGCGGTGCACGACCGGGTCAAGCGGCTCGCACTGGCTCAGTCGGCCGATGTGCACAACAAACTGGTCAAGGCCGGCGTCACCTTCGTCGCCGGCACAGCGCGGCTCGGTGAGGATACGCTCGGTCACACCCACCGGGTGCTGGTCACCCCGGCCGACGGTGACGCTGAGTACGCGATCGCCGCGTCGACCGTACTGGTCGCCACCGGCGCCACCCCCCGGAAGCTGCCTACCGCCGTACCGGACGGCGAACGGATCCTGACCTGGCGGCAGGTGTACGACCTGCCCGAGCTGCCCGAGCATCTGATCGTGGTCGGCTCCGGCGTGACCGGTGCCGAGTTCGCCAGCGCCTACCTGGCGATGGGCGTACGGGTGACCTTGGTCTCCAGCCGTGACCGGGTGATGCCGCACGAGGACGCCGACGCCGCGATGGCGATCGAGCAGGTGTTCCGGGCTCGGGGGATGACCATCCTCAACAACTCGCGGGCCGACGCGGTCATCCGGGCCGGCGACGCCGTCGAGGTGCGGCTCAGCGACGGCCGTACGGTCACCGGCTCGCACGCGCTGATCGCGGTCGGCTCGGTGCCCAACACCGCCGGCCTCGGTCTGGCCGAGTACGGGGTGACCGTCTCCGACAGCGGCCACGTCCCGGTCGACCGGGTGTCGCGGACCAATGTGCCCGGCATCTACGCCGCCGGCGACTGCACTGGCGTGCTGCCGCTGGCCAGCGTCGCCGCGATGCAGGGCCGGATCGCTATGTGGCACGCGCTCGGCGAGGCGGTGGTGCCGCTGCGGCTGCGGACGGTCGCGGCGAACGTCTTCACCGACCCGGAGCTGGCCACCGTCGGGGTGTCCCAGGACGAGGTCGACGACGGCCGGGTGCAGGCCCGGCAGGTGATGCTGCCGCTGGCCGGCAACGCGCGGGCCAAGATGGCCGACCTGCGCGACGGCTTCGTCAAGCTGTTCTGCCGCCCGGCCAGCGGACAGATCATCGGCGGCGTGGTCGTGGCGCCCAAGGCCAGCGAGTTGATCATGCCGATCACGGTCGCGGTCGAGAACCACATGACGGTGAGTCAGCTAGCTCACACAATCACAATTTATCCTTCTCTGTCCGGATCAATCGCTGAAGCCGCACGTCAGCTGATGTGGAACGACGAAGAGTGA
- a CDS encoding DUF433 domain-containing protein, whose protein sequence is MAYEPRMASALSGATVGQLSYWRRGQDQILVPEVSAERPILYSFRDIIALRAFVLLREKRPLQTIRRALNNLREIVEVDHLSRYKLVEQGRRSIALVQEDGEGAIDLVDKPGQQLTVIKLGDVLQSFPLGDMEVPNLTRPRQRISVRPTVRGGHPVVAGTRVNYELVAGLVRDGVPPEEVKDFYPGVTAAAARDAASFADYVERTSRRKSA, encoded by the coding sequence ATGGCGTACGAACCGCGCATGGCTTCCGCGCTGTCCGGCGCCACGGTCGGACAGCTGTCTTACTGGCGACGAGGGCAAGACCAGATCCTGGTCCCCGAGGTGTCGGCCGAGCGACCCATCCTCTATTCGTTCCGCGACATCATCGCCCTGCGCGCCTTCGTCCTGCTGCGAGAGAAGCGACCGCTCCAGACCATCCGGCGGGCGCTGAACAACCTTCGCGAGATCGTCGAGGTCGACCACCTCTCGCGGTACAAGCTCGTCGAGCAGGGTCGACGGAGTATCGCGCTCGTCCAAGAAGACGGTGAAGGGGCGATCGACCTGGTCGACAAGCCGGGACAGCAGTTGACCGTGATCAAGCTTGGCGACGTGCTCCAGTCCTTCCCGCTTGGAGACATGGAGGTCCCCAACCTGACCCGGCCTCGCCAGCGAATCTCCGTGCGGCCGACGGTCCGCGGTGGTCATCCCGTCGTCGCCGGGACCCGGGTCAACTACGAGTTGGTCGCAGGTCTCGTCCGGGACGGCGTACCGCCTGAAGAAGTCAAGGACTTCTATCCCGGCGTCACCGCAGCCGCGGCCCGCGACGCCGCCTCGTTCGCTGACTACGTAGAACGGACCTCCAGGCGGAAATCGGCATAA
- a CDS encoding amidohydrolase has protein sequence MTSALTLPTGSEMASSWPDPLPGTQPLPVGLDKLLDARSPELTAIRRHLHAHPELSGHEFETAAYVAHQLSAMGLTARLLPKGNGVICDIDAGMAHGPVLALRADIDALPLTDVKDVPYRSTVAGVCHACGHDVHTTVLLGTGMLLAELAARGELRQRVRLIFQPAEEILPCGSLEVIAAGGLEDVTQIFALHCDPNLPVGQVGLRVGPITAAADNISVRLSGPGGHTARPHLTVDLVNALGRLVTEVPALVNRRVPANSGLLLVFGQASAGTQYNVIPNEASAAGTLRVLDRPTWNAAPEIVTQIIREVVAPTGATVDIEYLRGRPPVINDAAAIGVLTAATSAALGTAAVADTPQSMGGEDFSWYLEYVPGALARLGVGRSEPGSDLHRASFDVDERAIAVGARLLVHTVLQAAEAD, from the coding sequence GTGACGAGTGCGTTGACGTTGCCTACCGGCAGCGAGATGGCGTCGTCCTGGCCCGATCCGCTGCCAGGTACCCAACCCCTGCCAGTCGGGCTGGACAAGTTGCTCGACGCTCGCAGCCCAGAACTGACCGCGATCCGGCGACACCTGCACGCCCACCCGGAACTGTCCGGCCACGAGTTCGAGACCGCCGCCTACGTCGCCCACCAACTCTCCGCCATGGGACTCACCGCCCGACTCCTGCCCAAGGGCAACGGCGTCATCTGCGACATCGACGCCGGCATGGCGCACGGACCCGTACTCGCGCTGCGCGCCGACATCGACGCGCTGCCGCTGACCGACGTCAAGGACGTGCCGTACCGGTCGACCGTCGCGGGAGTCTGTCACGCGTGCGGGCACGATGTGCACACGACCGTACTGCTCGGCACCGGCATGCTGCTCGCCGAACTCGCCGCCCGTGGCGAGCTCCGCCAGCGGGTCCGGCTCATCTTCCAGCCGGCCGAGGAAATCCTGCCCTGCGGCTCCCTGGAGGTGATCGCCGCCGGCGGACTGGAGGACGTCACGCAGATCTTCGCCCTGCACTGTGACCCCAACCTGCCGGTTGGCCAGGTCGGTCTGCGGGTCGGACCGATCACCGCGGCGGCGGACAACATCAGCGTGCGGCTGTCCGGACCCGGCGGACACACCGCCCGCCCCCACCTGACCGTCGACCTGGTCAACGCCCTCGGCCGCCTCGTCACCGAGGTCCCCGCCCTGGTCAACCGCCGGGTCCCGGCCAACTCCGGGTTGCTGCTGGTCTTCGGGCAGGCGTCCGCCGGCACCCAGTACAACGTGATCCCCAACGAGGCCAGCGCCGCCGGCACCCTGCGGGTACTGGACCGCCCCACCTGGAACGCGGCACCGGAGATCGTCACCCAGATCATCCGCGAGGTGGTCGCCCCGACCGGGGCCACCGTCGACATCGAATATCTGCGCGGCCGGCCGCCGGTGATCAACGACGCGGCGGCGATCGGCGTACTCACCGCCGCCACCAGCGCAGCCCTGGGAACCGCCGCTGTCGCCGACACCCCGCAGAGCATGGGCGGCGAAGACTTCTCCTGGTATCTGGAGTACGTGCCGGGTGCCCTGGCGCGTCTCGGCGTCGGTCGGTCCGAACCCGGCAGCGACCTGCACCGGGCCTCGTTCGACGTGGACGAGCGGGCGATCGCGGTCGGCGCACGACTGCTCGTGCACACCGTGCTGCAGGCCGCCGAGGCGGACTGA
- a CDS encoding helix-turn-helix transcriptional regulator → MRVVDPGLPATLRALREQAGLSLRDLARMVYSSRSHLHDIEQGRRRPRPDLLARVDEALQTGGTLTAMIHTPASVLDGDRAARIHDARRTGRITAGGIAAFADLLAAQRRLDDEVGSGAVLPAAAMQLDIITGLVADASGAHRHALVDVAAQWAQFVGWLHAACGDGARAEQTWMCGLGWSAEIGDTDLAATILSFRGWAAEQAGQIGATIALSQAAQHQPGVHPGQLAYSASQEARGLAAAGQRPGVVLGALDRSAEYAARQGERPTPAWNYFHTGEFFLVQRGIVFLHLADAGHAGYADQAVELLATGLAPDRRRPGWSGTHLCDLGDAHAHVGDRRAAEAAYAEAATVADATGDERLAARASAGVRALSAPSA, encoded by the coding sequence ATGCGCGTCGTTGACCCGGGCCTGCCAGCAACCCTACGGGCTCTGCGTGAGCAAGCTGGACTGTCGCTGCGCGACCTCGCCCGGATGGTGTACTCCAGCCGGTCGCACCTGCACGACATCGAACAGGGTCGGCGGCGACCCCGTCCTGATCTGCTCGCCCGTGTCGACGAGGCCCTTCAGACCGGCGGCACGCTCACGGCGATGATCCACACACCAGCCTCAGTGCTCGACGGTGACCGAGCGGCCCGGATTCACGACGCCCGGCGCACCGGCCGGATCACCGCCGGCGGTATCGCGGCATTCGCCGACCTCCTGGCGGCGCAGCGGCGACTTGACGACGAGGTCGGTTCCGGGGCCGTGCTGCCCGCCGCCGCGATGCAACTCGACATCATCACCGGACTGGTGGCCGACGCGTCCGGCGCCCACCGGCACGCACTGGTCGACGTCGCCGCCCAGTGGGCCCAATTCGTCGGCTGGCTGCATGCGGCGTGTGGCGACGGCGCCCGTGCCGAGCAGACGTGGATGTGCGGCCTGGGGTGGTCGGCGGAGATCGGGGACACCGACCTCGCCGCCACCATCCTCAGCTTCCGTGGCTGGGCTGCCGAACAGGCCGGACAGATCGGGGCGACGATCGCGCTGTCGCAAGCCGCCCAGCACCAGCCCGGTGTACACCCGGGGCAGCTGGCCTACTCGGCCAGTCAGGAGGCGCGAGGGCTGGCGGCCGCTGGGCAACGGCCGGGCGTGGTGCTGGGCGCGCTGGACCGGTCCGCTGAGTACGCGGCTCGGCAAGGCGAGCGTCCGACGCCTGCGTGGAACTACTTTCACACTGGCGAGTTCTTCCTGGTGCAACGCGGGATCGTGTTCTTGCACCTCGCTGACGCGGGTCACGCCGGCTACGCCGATCAGGCCGTCGAGTTGCTGGCTACCGGGTTGGCCCCGGACCGGCGACGGCCGGGCTGGTCCGGCACGCACCTCTGCGATCTGGGCGACGCGCATGCCCATGTCGGCGACCGGCGCGCAGCCGAGGCGGCCTACGCGGAGGCTGCGACGGTGGCGGACGCGACTGGCGATGAACGCTTGGCGGCACGGGCGTCCGCAGGCGTCCGTGCTCTGTCCGCACCGTCCGCGTGA